From the Accumulibacter sp. genome, one window contains:
- a CDS encoding Tex family protein codes for MPRFEDRDVSRLIAARIADEIGCHPQQVLATAALLDEGATVPFIARYRKEASGGLDDSQLRLLDERLNYLRELEERRSSILASIDQQGRLTAERADEIIAAESKQRLEDLYLPYKPKRRSKAQMAREAGLAPLAELLLTAPTHSPDTEAAYHLNPEAGFADTRSVLDGARQILMERFAEDPELLAELRAHLEGHAHLKATVVGGKEREAAKFQDYFDYAEALLAIPSHRALALFRGRNEGLLQLTLLLDSELDPAQAATRNPCEARIAVRFGVRDAGRAADRWLADTVRWAWRIRIAPHLEAELLGALRERAEAEAIRVFGNNLHDLLLAAPAGRRPTMGLDPGLRTGVKVAVVDPTGRLLTTTTVYPHEPRRDWEGALHSLALLARQHRVDLISIGNGTASRETDRLVGELIRRHPEMHLCKVVVSEAGASVYSASEYASREFPDLDVSLRGAVSIARRLQDPLAELVKIDPKAIGVGQYQHDVSQNRLAKALDAVVEDCVNAVGVEVNTASVPLLASVSGLNPTLAANIVAHRDQHGPFRNRQQLRAVPRLGERAFELAAGFLRVGEGDNPLDRSAVHPEAYPVVERILADTQRSIGDLIGDSRTLRALPAEKYVDERFGLPTVNDIIKELEKPGRDPRPEFRTAAFREGVETIRDLRPGMILEGVVSNVANFGAFVDLGVHQDGLVHVSAIAERFVRDPRSVVKAGDVVTVKVLEVDLDRKRIALSMRLADEPPGVARTAAVTLAARERQHRQKQTAPDSAMASAFARLRQ; via the coding sequence ATGCCCCGCTTTGAAGATCGAGATGTCTCCCGCCTGATCGCGGCAAGAATCGCCGACGAGATCGGCTGCCACCCACAGCAGGTTCTGGCAACCGCCGCCCTTCTCGACGAGGGCGCGACAGTCCCCTTCATCGCCCGCTACCGCAAGGAAGCGAGTGGCGGTCTCGACGACAGCCAGTTGCGGCTTCTCGACGAGCGGCTCAACTACCTGCGCGAGCTCGAAGAGCGGCGCAGCAGCATTCTCGCCTCGATCGACCAACAAGGCCGCCTGACGGCCGAACGGGCGGACGAGATCATCGCCGCCGAGAGCAAGCAGCGGCTGGAGGATCTCTACCTGCCGTACAAGCCGAAACGGCGCAGCAAGGCGCAGATGGCCCGCGAGGCCGGTCTCGCCCCGCTCGCCGAACTGCTGCTGACGGCACCGACGCACTCGCCCGACACCGAGGCGGCGTACCATCTGAACCCGGAGGCGGGTTTCGCCGACACGCGCAGCGTCCTCGATGGCGCGCGCCAGATCCTGATGGAGCGCTTCGCCGAGGATCCCGAGCTGCTGGCAGAACTGCGTGCCCATCTCGAAGGCCACGCACACCTCAAGGCGACGGTCGTCGGCGGCAAGGAAAGAGAAGCCGCCAAGTTTCAGGACTACTTCGACTACGCCGAGGCGTTGCTCGCCATCCCCTCACACCGCGCTCTGGCGCTGTTTCGTGGCCGCAATGAAGGGCTGCTGCAACTCACGCTGCTGCTGGACAGCGAACTCGACCCTGCCCAGGCAGCGACGCGCAATCCCTGTGAAGCCCGCATCGCCGTGCGTTTCGGTGTTCGCGATGCGGGGCGTGCGGCCGACAGGTGGCTGGCCGACACGGTTCGCTGGGCCTGGCGAATCAGGATCGCGCCGCACTTGGAGGCGGAGTTGCTGGGTGCGCTGCGCGAGCGCGCCGAAGCCGAAGCGATTCGCGTCTTTGGCAACAACCTGCACGACCTTCTGCTCGCCGCTCCGGCTGGCCGGCGGCCGACGATGGGCCTCGACCCGGGCCTGCGAACGGGTGTCAAGGTGGCGGTCGTCGACCCCACCGGCAGATTGCTCACGACCACCACGGTCTATCCGCACGAGCCACGCCGGGACTGGGAGGGAGCGTTGCACAGTCTGGCCCTCCTCGCACGGCAGCATCGCGTCGATCTGATCAGCATCGGCAATGGCACCGCGTCACGCGAGACCGACCGCCTGGTCGGCGAACTCATCCGGCGACATCCGGAGATGCACCTCTGCAAGGTCGTCGTGTCTGAGGCTGGCGCTTCGGTCTATTCCGCCTCGGAGTACGCCTCGCGCGAGTTCCCGGACCTCGATGTCAGCCTGCGCGGCGCCGTGTCGATCGCCCGCCGCCTGCAGGATCCCCTTGCCGAACTGGTGAAGATCGATCCCAAAGCCATTGGCGTTGGCCAGTACCAGCACGACGTCAGTCAGAACCGCCTTGCCAAGGCGCTCGATGCGGTCGTCGAGGACTGCGTCAATGCGGTCGGAGTCGAGGTCAACACCGCGTCGGTGCCGCTGCTCGCCAGTGTCTCCGGCCTCAACCCGACACTGGCGGCGAACATCGTTGCCCACCGTGACCAACATGGGCCGTTCCGCAACCGCCAGCAACTGCGGGCTGTGCCGCGCCTCGGTGAGCGGGCGTTCGAACTGGCGGCCGGCTTCCTGCGCGTCGGCGAAGGCGACAACCCGCTCGACCGCTCGGCCGTCCATCCGGAAGCCTATCCCGTGGTCGAGCGAATCCTCGCCGACACGCAAAGAAGCATCGGCGACCTGATTGGTGACTCACGGACGCTGCGGGCGTTGCCGGCCGAAAAGTACGTCGACGAACGCTTCGGCCTGCCCACCGTCAACGACATCATCAAGGAACTCGAGAAGCCGGGTCGCGACCCTCGTCCGGAGTTCCGCACCGCAGCCTTTCGCGAGGGCGTCGAGACGATCAGGGATCTGCGGCCGGGCATGATCCTCGAAGGCGTGGTCAGCAACGTCGCCAACTTCGGCGCCTTCGTCGACCTGGGCGTTCATCAGGATGGCCTGGTGCACGTCTCGGCAATCGCAGAGCGTTTCGTCAGGGACCCGCGTTCGGTGGTCAAGGCCGGCGACGTGGTGACCGTCAAGGTGCTCGAGGTCGACCTGGACAGGAAGAGAATCGCGCTCAGCATGCGCCTCGCTGACGAGCCGCCGGGTGTGGCCAGGACGGCGGCCGTGACTCTCGCTGCACGGGAGCGGCAACATCGGCAGAAGCAGACCGCGCCGGACAGCGCAATGGCCAGCGCTTTTGCGCGGCTGCGGCAGTAG
- a CDS encoding VanZ family protein produces MSDIESRNRRPGEPGIRFAHPAVLWLAYVSLVVYGSLVPLAFQPMPLDQAWAAFSQIRMYQLGVEQRADWVANGVLFVPIGFLTVTLFAGNRTLIGRLPSLLASALFCLMLALALEFTQLFFPPRTVSRNDVIAELIGSVVGIICALYWSEWFRRVLAALTGRMGQVSGRLLQAYAIGYLAFSLFPFDFVVSLAELAAKADSDTWGWFLAGQNTNRGPVIMLAKLMAEVLAVLPIGLLLGSRNEQRGQACTRHAVSSGFLLGLAIEVAQFFIFSGVTQGISLLTRTLGMYLGARLWRERDSLSSLQLHPANKPWSVPLTLLYLLALIAVNGWFDRSWHGLLLAGRTLTETRFLPFYYHYYTTEQAALISLVAVALMYAPVGALAWLRGCSPVVALWAAAVTATAVESSKLFLQGLHPDPTNVLVGSISAWSVTRLLQLLQSASLHEDAAASSSGVKAESQLMASPSRGRLQPPGAWLALAAIALLTVWIVIDFPFLPVLVALLLLLYAALVWFQPHLVWAAIPAALPLLDLAHWSGRFYLDELDFLLFVSLAVVLVRTPPPPRGTSLDSLALASACLLVATFVISTLSGMLPLAMPDANSFTNYYSPFNGLRIAKGCLWALLLFAVTKRSSAGSRDIRVSFATGMVAGLGGTVAIVVWERLLFAGLLDFTDSYRVTGGFSNMRTGAADIETYLTAALPFTVILTVQARSLAVRTAGGFLVLGGSYALAVTYSRAGYAGGAVALILSCVAAWLSRTQRAATDSGKDPATVPADMAKQLDPGLAGRSTVYQWAAPLILLSVATVTALPIFSGSFARERLSRVSEDLSSRQAHWIDALAMRDPGLLTELFGMGIGRFPETHYWRSTETKATTYRLQTENGNTFLRLGSGSPMYIEQFVEVRPDRDYFVSLNIRRPEAEGRVTVFLCEKLLLTSGRCVSRELAASRRSGEWEHHQFPLAVKEVGSRGAPLWSPVKLSLTNGSKTWIDIDDVRLLTADGEHIVHNGDFERGFDRWSFTADEHLPWHIKSMPVAILFDQGWFGLLALGTVLGLGITRTTRLTLQGDALAGATLASLTGVLVIATMNTVIDAPRLLILLLLLSWLGWAGKSGKSRE; encoded by the coding sequence ATGTCCGATATTGAATCCAGGAATCGACGACCGGGAGAACCAGGCATTCGGTTTGCTCACCCGGCTGTGCTCTGGCTCGCCTACGTCAGCCTCGTCGTCTACGGCAGCCTCGTGCCACTGGCCTTCCAGCCGATGCCTCTGGATCAGGCCTGGGCTGCTTTCAGCCAAATTCGGATGTATCAGCTTGGCGTCGAGCAGAGGGCCGATTGGGTAGCCAACGGCGTCCTGTTTGTCCCGATAGGCTTTCTCACCGTCACCCTCTTCGCGGGGAACAGAACCCTGATCGGCCGACTGCCATCGCTGCTCGCCTCCGCATTATTTTGCCTCATGCTGGCGCTGGCGCTGGAGTTCACCCAGCTGTTCTTCCCACCGCGAACCGTCTCACGCAACGACGTGATTGCCGAACTCATCGGCAGTGTCGTCGGCATCATCTGCGCACTCTACTGGTCTGAGTGGTTCCGGAGAGTCCTGGCCGCACTGACGGGCAGAATGGGCCAAGTGAGCGGCCGCCTGCTGCAGGCTTACGCCATTGGCTACTTGGCCTTCAGCCTGTTCCCATTCGATTTCGTTGTCTCGCTGGCGGAGTTGGCGGCCAAGGCCGATTCGGACACCTGGGGCTGGTTCCTTGCCGGGCAAAACACGAACCGCGGACCCGTCATCATGCTGGCCAAGCTCATGGCCGAGGTGCTGGCTGTACTGCCAATCGGCCTCCTTCTTGGCAGCCGGAATGAGCAACGGGGGCAGGCTTGCACCCGGCATGCAGTATCCTCCGGTTTTCTCCTCGGTCTCGCCATTGAAGTTGCCCAGTTCTTCATCTTTTCGGGTGTGACCCAAGGCATCTCACTGCTCACCCGGACCCTCGGCATGTATCTTGGTGCCCGTCTCTGGCGGGAACGCGACAGTTTGTCCAGCCTGCAGTTGCACCCGGCAAACAAGCCGTGGTCAGTCCCTCTGACGCTGCTCTACCTGCTGGCCCTGATCGCGGTAAACGGCTGGTTTGATCGCTCTTGGCACGGGCTGCTCCTCGCCGGCAGGACGCTCACCGAAACCCGATTCCTGCCCTTTTACTACCATTACTACACGACGGAACAGGCTGCGCTGATCAGCTTGGTTGCGGTGGCCCTGATGTACGCTCCTGTCGGCGCCCTCGCTTGGCTACGCGGCTGTTCGCCGGTCGTGGCGTTGTGGGCAGCAGCCGTCACGGCAACCGCCGTTGAGTCGAGCAAGCTTTTTCTGCAGGGGCTCCATCCCGATCCGACCAACGTCTTGGTCGGGTCCATTTCCGCTTGGTCCGTCACCAGACTACTACAGTTGCTGCAAAGTGCTTCGCTGCACGAGGACGCGGCAGCCTCGTCATCCGGCGTGAAGGCTGAGTCACAACTGATGGCGTCGCCGAGCAGAGGACGACTGCAACCACCCGGGGCCTGGCTCGCGTTGGCGGCAATCGCGCTGCTGACAGTCTGGATCGTCATCGATTTCCCCTTTCTTCCGGTCTTGGTCGCCCTGCTCCTCCTGCTCTATGCCGCACTCGTCTGGTTCCAACCCCATCTAGTCTGGGCGGCCATTCCCGCTGCCTTGCCCCTGCTCGACCTGGCGCACTGGAGCGGGCGCTTCTACCTCGACGAACTGGATTTTCTGCTTTTCGTCAGCCTGGCCGTCGTTCTTGTCCGTACCCCTCCGCCCCCCCGCGGAACCAGCTTGGATTCACTTGCCCTGGCAAGCGCCTGCCTCCTGGTGGCTACCTTCGTCATCAGCACGCTGAGCGGCATGCTGCCGCTGGCGATGCCCGATGCCAATAGCTTCACCAACTACTACAGCCCATTCAATGGTCTGCGAATTGCCAAGGGGTGCTTGTGGGCGCTGCTGCTCTTCGCGGTGACCAAGCGCTCGAGTGCGGGCAGCCGGGATATTCGCGTTTCGTTCGCCACCGGAATGGTGGCGGGGCTCGGAGGAACGGTCGCGATTGTCGTTTGGGAGCGCCTCCTGTTCGCCGGACTCCTTGACTTCACGGATAGCTACCGGGTTACGGGAGGCTTCTCGAACATGCGTACCGGCGCAGCCGATATCGAGACTTACCTGACCGCCGCATTGCCATTCACGGTGATACTGACGGTGCAGGCCCGCTCGCTCGCCGTTCGCACGGCTGGCGGCTTCCTGGTTCTGGGCGGCAGCTATGCGCTCGCAGTGACCTACTCGAGAGCTGGGTATGCTGGCGGGGCAGTGGCCCTGATCCTCTCCTGTGTCGCTGCCTGGCTGTCACGGACGCAACGGGCTGCAACCGATTCAGGAAAGGATCCGGCAACAGTGCCAGCCGACATGGCGAAACAACTCGATCCGGGCCTAGCTGGCAGGTCGACGGTCTACCAGTGGGCTGCACCGTTGATTCTGCTGAGCGTGGCAACCGTAACCGCGCTGCCGATTTTCAGTGGCTCGTTCGCGCGGGAGCGCCTGTCGAGGGTCAGCGAGGACCTGTCATCCCGACAGGCACACTGGATCGATGCGCTGGCCATGCGCGACCCGGGACTCCTGACGGAGTTGTTTGGCATGGGAATCGGCCGCTTCCCGGAAACCCACTACTGGCGAAGTACAGAGACGAAGGCCACTACGTACCGTCTGCAGACCGAAAACGGCAATACGTTCCTGCGGCTGGGTTCGGGTAGCCCGATGTACATCGAGCAGTTCGTCGAAGTCAGGCCGGACCGGGACTACTTCGTATCGCTCAACATCCGACGCCCGGAAGCCGAAGGTCGAGTGACGGTTTTCCTTTGCGAAAAGCTGCTGCTGACTTCGGGGCGCTGCGTGTCCCGGGAACTGGCAGCTTCTCGGCGCAGCGGCGAGTGGGAGCACCATCAGTTTCCCTTGGCAGTCAAAGAAGTCGGCAGCCGAGGGGCACCGCTGTGGTCACCAGTCAAGCTTTCGCTGACGAACGGCTCCAAGACGTGGATTGATATCGATGACGTCCGGCTGCTGACCGCCGACGGGGAGCACATCGTGCACAACGGCGACTTCGAACGAGGATTCGACCGTTGGTCCTTTACCGCTGACGAACACTTGCCCTGGCACATCAAGAGCATGCCGGTCGCGATTCTGTTCGACCAGGGCTGGTTCGGGCTCCTGGCTCTGGGCACCGTGCTCGGCCTCGGGATCACGCGAACGACCCGGCTGACGCTGCAGGGTGATGCTCTGGCAGGGGCCACTCTGGCATCCCTGACGGGAGTACTGGTGATCGCGACCATGAACACTGTCATCGATGCGCCACGATTACTGATACTGTTGCTGCTGCTCAGCTGGCTTGGCTGGGCAGGAAAGAGCGGGAAGTCGAGGGAGTGA
- a CDS encoding asparagine synthetase B family protein has protein sequence MNEKIFGQVELSSLLHASAAPDMLAGIALRCANIARDATAICAIIGQSWVDDDRSDGTDAHSGLATRLLAAWQEHGSEVCSRIRGAYSFAVVDAQRRCVFLAVDRFAIETLCYFTDGKILAFADRADCVPGHDRQLDPQAIFDYLYFHMIPAPRTIFRQVRRLPAAHALLVDQQGVHQIRHWPLRFDEQRRPSFDAARDSFRSLIRESVAEQLAGEQRVGAFLSGGTDSSTVAGMLCQITGTAAPVYSIGFDAAGYDEMEYARIAARHFGCEHHEYYVTPADLLASIPAVAKHHDQPFGNSSALPAYYCAQVAQADGCSRLLAGDGGDELFGGNSRYAMQRLFEYYHSVPQAIRQAIEPMCADGSPLRRIPGLKQATGYVRHSRVELPARLQSFNLLMQLDPAQVLNADFLADIDLHEPARHMQATWAECQAQSLINRLLAYDWRYTLADSDLPKVRGAVQMAGIAVAYPLLSDRLTDFSMTLPADWKLRRFRLRWFFKEALRGFLPDEIISKKKKGFGLPFGVWTTRNPALLELARDSLDTLAKRGIVRADFVHRLLHEHLPEHPGYFGEMVWILTMLEQWLRRDAA, from the coding sequence ATGAACGAAAAAATCTTCGGACAAGTTGAGCTAAGCAGTTTGCTGCACGCTTCGGCCGCGCCCGATATGCTTGCAGGCATCGCTCTGCGCTGCGCCAACATCGCCCGCGATGCGACTGCCATCTGTGCAATCATCGGTCAATCATGGGTCGACGACGACCGATCAGATGGCACCGACGCGCACTCCGGACTGGCCACTAGATTGCTCGCAGCGTGGCAGGAACACGGTAGCGAGGTCTGTTCTCGGATTCGCGGGGCCTACTCCTTTGCGGTGGTGGACGCGCAACGCCGCTGCGTTTTCCTCGCCGTCGACCGCTTCGCCATCGAAACGCTGTGCTACTTCACCGACGGCAAGATCCTCGCCTTCGCCGACCGCGCCGACTGTGTCCCGGGCCACGACCGGCAACTGGACCCGCAGGCAATCTTCGACTATCTGTACTTCCACATGATCCCGGCGCCGCGGACGATCTTCCGCCAGGTACGGCGATTGCCGGCGGCGCACGCGCTGCTCGTCGACCAGCAGGGCGTGCACCAGATTCGCCATTGGCCCTTGCGCTTCGACGAGCAACGCCGTCCTTCCTTCGATGCCGCCCGAGACTCGTTCCGCAGCCTGATCCGCGAATCCGTCGCCGAGCAGCTCGCTGGCGAGCAACGGGTCGGCGCCTTCCTTTCAGGCGGCACCGACAGCTCGACGGTCGCCGGCATGCTCTGCCAGATCACCGGCACGGCGGCTCCGGTCTATTCGATCGGTTTCGACGCCGCAGGTTACGATGAGATGGAATACGCACGCATCGCCGCCAGGCACTTCGGCTGCGAGCATCACGAATACTATGTGACGCCAGCCGACCTGTTGGCGAGCATCCCGGCCGTGGCCAAGCATCACGATCAGCCCTTCGGCAACTCATCGGCCCTGCCGGCCTATTACTGTGCGCAAGTCGCGCAGGCCGATGGCTGCAGCAGGTTGCTGGCTGGTGATGGCGGCGATGAACTGTTCGGTGGCAACTCCCGTTACGCCATGCAGCGGCTGTTCGAGTACTACCACAGCGTGCCGCAGGCGATCAGGCAGGCGATCGAACCGATGTGCGCGGACGGCAGTCCCTTGCGCCGGATCCCCGGCCTGAAGCAGGCGACCGGCTATGTGCGTCACTCGCGGGTGGAGCTGCCGGCCCGGTTGCAGAGCTTCAATCTGCTGATGCAACTCGATCCGGCACAGGTGCTCAACGCGGACTTTCTGGCAGACATCGATCTGCACGAACCGGCCCGACACATGCAGGCAACCTGGGCCGAATGCCAGGCCCAGAGCCTGATCAACCGCCTGCTGGCCTACGACTGGCGCTATACCCTTGCCGACAGTGACCTGCCGAAGGTTCGGGGTGCGGTACAGATGGCCGGGATTGCGGTTGCCTATCCGCTGCTCAGCGATCGCCTGACGGACTTCTCGATGACCCTGCCAGCGGACTGGAAACTTCGGCGTTTCAGGCTGCGCTGGTTCTTCAAGGAAGCCTTGCGTGGCTTCCTGCCCGACGAAATCATCAGCAAGAAGAAGAAGGGCTTCGGCCTGCCGTTCGGCGTCTGGACCACACGCAACCCGGCGCTGCTCGAACTGGCCCGGGATTCTCTCGATACGCTGGCAAAGCGGGGAATCGTCCGGGCGGACTTCGTCCACAGGCTTCTGCACGAGCACCTTCCGGAGCACCCCGGATACTTTGGAGAAATGGTATGGATCCTGACCATGCTCGAGCAATGGCTCCGCCGCGACGCAGCTTGA
- a CDS encoding glycosyltransferase, translated as MKRVLMIAYHFPPLAGSSGIQRTLRFVQHLPGYGWQPLVVTADPRAYERTSDDLLQEIPEGTVVHRAFALDTSRHLALHGRHLAWMARPDRWVSWRFDAVRTGLRMIRDYQPDVIWSTYPIATAHLIAAQLHRRTGVPWLADFRDPMAQPGYPANPRTRQSFIDIESTAVREARFSTFTTPGAAREYRRRYPEAAARILVLENGYDEESFPPTAHTAHAPEPLHPGQLTLLHSGLVYPMERDPTQLLRALQSLKDSGKLPPGQLRLRFRAAVHDAMLARLAREHRVDDWIECLPAVGYRAAIAEMMRADGLLVLQAACCNEQIPAKIYEYLRAGRPILALTDAAGDTAATLRAAGVEHLAPLDSAEAIATQLMAFVTALRQAKAAPPSPAIVRQASRRERTAELVRLLEACQDGGI; from the coding sequence ATGAAGCGTGTCCTGATGATTGCCTACCATTTCCCGCCCCTGGCAGGCAGCAGCGGTATCCAGCGCACCCTGCGGTTTGTGCAACACCTTCCCGGATACGGATGGCAGCCCCTCGTCGTCACTGCGGATCCACGCGCTTACGAGCGGACGAGCGATGACCTCCTGCAGGAGATTCCGGAGGGCACCGTCGTCCATCGCGCATTCGCCCTCGATACCTCGCGTCATCTCGCCCTGCACGGCCGACACCTGGCGTGGATGGCGCGGCCAGACCGCTGGGTGAGCTGGCGGTTCGATGCCGTGCGCACCGGCCTGCGCATGATCAGGGACTACCAACCGGATGTCATCTGGTCTACCTATCCAATCGCCACTGCACACCTGATCGCGGCTCAGCTCCACCGGCGCACGGGGGTCCCATGGCTGGCAGACTTCCGCGATCCCATGGCACAGCCGGGCTATCCGGCGAACCCGCGCACGCGACAGAGCTTCATCGATATCGAGAGTACGGCCGTGCGCGAGGCCAGGTTCAGTACCTTCACCACGCCGGGTGCCGCACGCGAGTATCGCCGGCGCTACCCGGAAGCGGCGGCGCGCATCCTCGTCCTCGAGAATGGCTACGACGAGGAGAGTTTCCCGCCCACGGCACACACGGCTCACGCACCTGAGCCACTGCACCCCGGACAGCTGACCTTGCTTCACAGCGGACTGGTCTACCCGATGGAGCGCGACCCGACGCAGCTTCTGCGAGCTCTGCAGTCCCTGAAGGACTCGGGCAAGCTGCCGCCGGGGCAACTCCGGCTGCGTTTCCGGGCCGCGGTTCATGACGCCATGCTGGCACGCCTTGCCCGGGAACATCGGGTCGATGACTGGATTGAATGCCTGCCGGCCGTGGGCTACCGTGCAGCCATCGCTGAGATGATGCGCGCCGACGGACTGCTGGTTCTGCAGGCAGCATGCTGCAATGAACAGATCCCGGCCAAGATCTACGAGTATCTGCGCGCCGGTCGACCGATACTGGCGCTCACCGACGCTGCCGGCGACACCGCTGCAACCTTGCGGGCAGCGGGAGTCGAGCACCTCGCTCCGCTCGACTCGGCGGAGGCGATCGCGACACAGCTCATGGCCTTCGTCACCGCGCTGCGACAGGCGAAGGCCGCACCGCCATCGCCCGCGATCGTTCGCCAGGCCTCTCGCCGGGAACGGACGGCCGAGCTTGTCCGCTTGCTCGAAGCCTGTCAGGACGGTGGCATCTGA
- a CDS encoding FkbM family methyltransferase, which yields MLGEGRKLLSLMRGVRNPLPAVFDRLGQQREPYVLCRNDGVSIEVRPGVGDLFGFYEILLRNDYLASGQVLNEGDTVIDVGANIGCFSVLAARVVGPKGRVIALEPEESTYRQLVRNIELNQLRNVIALKLAVGAECGSIKLHSASNRLFSSFYTSVNGQAVAGVEQEVEVVTLAELMAAQGVLGCDYLKLDCEGAEHDIVRTLTAETAQRIRQVTVELHRVPGHDGAVFANRLIDLGYERVGTSTLPYYRRRPV from the coding sequence ATGCTTGGCGAAGGAAGGAAGCTGCTGTCGTTGATGCGAGGTGTCCGCAATCCGCTGCCCGCGGTTTTCGACCGTCTGGGCCAGCAACGCGAACCCTATGTACTGTGTCGTAATGACGGTGTCAGCATCGAAGTGAGACCGGGGGTGGGCGATCTGTTCGGCTTCTACGAGATCCTGTTGCGCAACGACTATCTCGCGTCCGGACAGGTGCTCAACGAAGGCGACACGGTGATCGACGTCGGTGCCAACATCGGCTGTTTCTCGGTCCTGGCAGCTCGAGTGGTGGGACCGAAGGGCAGGGTCATCGCCCTCGAGCCAGAGGAGTCCACCTATCGCCAGCTCGTGCGCAATATCGAGCTCAACCAGCTGCGCAACGTCATTGCCCTCAAGCTGGCTGTGGGTGCCGAATGCGGCTCGATCAAGCTGCACTCGGCGAGCAATCGACTGTTCAGCTCCTTCTACACGTCGGTGAATGGACAGGCCGTCGCTGGCGTCGAGCAGGAGGTCGAGGTCGTGACGTTGGCGGAACTGATGGCGGCACAGGGAGTGCTCGGCTGTGACTATCTCAAGCTCGACTGCGAGGGCGCCGAGCACGATATCGTACGGACGTTGACTGCAGAGACCGCACAGCGGATTCGGCAGGTCACCGTCGAGCTGCACCGGGTTCCCGGCCATGATGGCGCCGTCTTCGCCAACCGGTTGATCGACCTCGGATACGAGCGGGTGGGCACCAGTACCCTGCCCTACTACCGACGCCGGCCGGTCTAG
- a CDS encoding IS4 family transposase gives MPRSSRRGLVLRRRDRSAAGLRKKKQIPKPTRLGDAVRLVAQLGGYIGRAKDPSPGHQIMWHGYSVLQSLREGLSLRLWTSDDNKTCG, from the coding sequence GTGCCCCGATCTTCCCGCCGAGGTCTTGTTCTCCGACGCCGAGATCGAAGTGCTGCAGGCCTACGCAAAAAAAAACAAATCCCCAAGCCCACTCGGCTCGGCGACGCCGTTCGTCTCGTAGCCCAACTCGGCGGATACATTGGCCGCGCCAAAGACCCCTCTCCAGGGCATCAAATCATGTGGCACGGCTATTCGGTCCTGCAATCGCTGCGCGAAGGGCTCTCGCTCCGGCTCTGGACTTCGGATGACAACAAGACTTGCGGGTAA